The proteins below are encoded in one region of Scomber japonicus isolate fScoJap1 chromosome 2, fScoJap1.pri, whole genome shotgun sequence:
- the cbx8b gene encoding chromobox protein homolog 8b isoform X2 codes for MELSAVGERVFAAESIIKRRIRKGRIEYLVKWKGWSPKYSTWEPEENILDSRLFAAFEQRERERELYGPKKRGPKPKTFLLKAQAKVKAKSYEFRSDAVRGMHITYPTPEPVITPRAREGLRAVVPTIFPPSTVNRGESVRVRPPELSREHQQLGLQQTGPDGLIHIPKKRGPKPKPRFKDSSCGPAVSEPHKRRVEEQLSHGPHKLVKLQGGEDMRLIKVAQRHPENYGHSHKHHHHHHHHHHHTHNRGMSGGSSYKQLYSDCSLHSHRTDMDTHRTKDGSSYLAPAHFKHQSKMSQSRSRSVQSPEMERPYFLDRPSPTRLLDNMDEVTWRPSLCNVEKVLVTDVTTNFLTVTIKESSTSKGFFKDKR; via the exons ATGGAGCTGTCCGCCGTCGGGGAGAGGGTGTTCGCTGCCGAGTCTATCATCAAACGGAGGATAAGGAAG GGTCGCATTGAATACCTTGTGAAATGGAAGGGCTGGTCTCCCAA ATACAGCACTTGGGAACCAGAGGAGAATATTTTGGACTCCCGCCTGTTTGCCGCTTTTGAGCAGAG GGAGCGTGAAAGGGAGCTCTATGGGCCCAAGAAGAGAGGACCAAAACCCAAAACGTTTCTGCTAAAG GCTCAGGCTAAAGTTAAAGCAAAGTCTTATGAGTTCAGGAGCGATGCAGTCCGAGGGATGCACATCACCTACCCAACCCCAGAGCCGGTTATCACCCCCAGGGCCAGAGAGGGCCTGAGAGCCGTTGTTCCCACCATCTTCCCACCCAGTACCGTCAACCGTGGAGAAAGTGTACGTGTCAGACCACCAGAATTGTCCCGTGAGCACCAGCAGCTTGGCCTCCAGCAAACTGGTCCTGATGGGCTCATCCACATACCCAAAAAGAGAGGGCCAAAGCCTAAGCCCCGGTTTAAGGACAGCAGCTGCGGCCCTGCTGTCTCCGAGCCCCACAAGAGGagagtggaggagcagctgagcCACGGCCCTCACAAACTGGTCAAGCTCCAGGGGGGTGAAGATATGAGGCTGATCAAAGTAGCCCAGAGACATCCAGAGAACTATGGTCACAGCCATaaacatcaccaccatcaccaccaccaccaccaccacacacacaaccgGGGAATGTCCGGTGGAAGCTCCTACAAGCAGCTGTACTCAGACTGCAGCCTGCATTCACACAGGACAGACATGGACACGCACAGGACTAAAGACGGCTCCAGCTACCTGGCACCTGCACACTTCAAGCACCAGTCCAAAATGAGCCAGAGCCGGAGTCGCTCTGTGCAGAGTCCAGAGATGGAAAGGCCTTACTTCTTGGACAGGCCGTCCCCGACCCGGCTCCTGGACAACATGGATGAAGTGACGTGGAGGCCTTCCCTCTGCAACGTGGAAAAGGTCCTGGTGACAGACGTGACCACCAACTTCCTGACTGTCACTATCAAGGAGAGCAGCACTTCTAAAGGCTTCTTCAAAGACAAGAGATGA
- the cbx8b gene encoding chromobox protein homolog 8b isoform X1 translates to MHQHCTLKHYCCPARLTKSFVFVSDGMQGRIEYLVKWKGWSPKYSTWEPEENILDSRLFAAFEQRERERELYGPKKRGPKPKTFLLKAQAKVKAKSYEFRSDAVRGMHITYPTPEPVITPRAREGLRAVVPTIFPPSTVNRGESVRVRPPELSREHQQLGLQQTGPDGLIHIPKKRGPKPKPRFKDSSCGPAVSEPHKRRVEEQLSHGPHKLVKLQGGEDMRLIKVAQRHPENYGHSHKHHHHHHHHHHHTHNRGMSGGSSYKQLYSDCSLHSHRTDMDTHRTKDGSSYLAPAHFKHQSKMSQSRSRSVQSPEMERPYFLDRPSPTRLLDNMDEVTWRPSLCNVEKVLVTDVTTNFLTVTIKESSTSKGFFKDKR, encoded by the exons ATGCACCAACATTGCACTCTTAAACATTACTGTTGCCCTGCGAGGCTAACGaagtcatttgtgtttgtttctgacGGCATGCAGGGTCGCATTGAATACCTTGTGAAATGGAAGGGCTGGTCTCCCAA ATACAGCACTTGGGAACCAGAGGAGAATATTTTGGACTCCCGCCTGTTTGCCGCTTTTGAGCAGAG GGAGCGTGAAAGGGAGCTCTATGGGCCCAAGAAGAGAGGACCAAAACCCAAAACGTTTCTGCTAAAG GCTCAGGCTAAAGTTAAAGCAAAGTCTTATGAGTTCAGGAGCGATGCAGTCCGAGGGATGCACATCACCTACCCAACCCCAGAGCCGGTTATCACCCCCAGGGCCAGAGAGGGCCTGAGAGCCGTTGTTCCCACCATCTTCCCACCCAGTACCGTCAACCGTGGAGAAAGTGTACGTGTCAGACCACCAGAATTGTCCCGTGAGCACCAGCAGCTTGGCCTCCAGCAAACTGGTCCTGATGGGCTCATCCACATACCCAAAAAGAGAGGGCCAAAGCCTAAGCCCCGGTTTAAGGACAGCAGCTGCGGCCCTGCTGTCTCCGAGCCCCACAAGAGGagagtggaggagcagctgagcCACGGCCCTCACAAACTGGTCAAGCTCCAGGGGGGTGAAGATATGAGGCTGATCAAAGTAGCCCAGAGACATCCAGAGAACTATGGTCACAGCCATaaacatcaccaccatcaccaccaccaccaccaccacacacacaaccgGGGAATGTCCGGTGGAAGCTCCTACAAGCAGCTGTACTCAGACTGCAGCCTGCATTCACACAGGACAGACATGGACACGCACAGGACTAAAGACGGCTCCAGCTACCTGGCACCTGCACACTTCAAGCACCAGTCCAAAATGAGCCAGAGCCGGAGTCGCTCTGTGCAGAGTCCAGAGATGGAAAGGCCTTACTTCTTGGACAGGCCGTCCCCGACCCGGCTCCTGGACAACATGGATGAAGTGACGTGGAGGCCTTCCCTCTGCAACGTGGAAAAGGTCCTGGTGACAGACGTGACCACCAACTTCCTGACTGTCACTATCAAGGAGAGCAGCACTTCTAAAGGCTTCTTCAAAGACAAGAGATGA
- the LOC128381252 gene encoding E3 SUMO-protein ligase CBX4-like, translated as MELPAAGEHVFAVESIEKKRSRKGRVEYLVKWRGWSPKYNTWEPEENILDPRLLDAFQDRERQEQLMGYRKRGPKPKHLLLQVPSFARRSSILADLHEASLDNDSCQKTNPIQMLRPQSQQYQMNSKKHHQYQPLGREREAEQQQANSKKYYYQLNSKKHHHYQPGLKVHEPMFAKPREVKAPELSNKGYNLPPVLQQKWIRDKDSGCLTKVKDITMELKKLPADLNGHKEPEKVKPKEDASPQSNGVSSSKLKIVKNKNKNGRIVIVMSKYMENGMQAAKIKNGESESGGKPPQGTDNSVENHLEKMKLVKKLGLMNGFAKNPKDKPTLPSAGFKAGCPKEKEQSPKMEPTVTEQDKHVEVRGQGQLPADQPLQLTTKPNLVSLPLDRGVPSLTDKRGSQGGFQGLKRHLSDTSGEEHVSSKRFLSSRSISAPNTVSSPAQSISINQNVYQGHLGQQDCGYADQEEPIDLRIVKSRPKAASSTVTQAESSTQLETHTQDQTPTQAETQTQMDTQTQTQTQAETQKNAEEEKPESLSVSNHEKKKEESFPSFQPFLGNIVITDITTNCLTVTFKEYVTV; from the exons ATGGAGCTACCCGCCGCGGGAGAGCACGTCTTTGCGGTGGAGAGCATCGAGAAGAAGCGCAGCAGAAAG GGGCGGGTGGAGTATCTGGTCAAGTGGCGAGGATGGTCTCCCAA ATACAACACGTGGGAACCAGAGGAAAACATCCTGGACCCAAGATTACTTGATGCTTTCCAAGACAG GGAACGTCAAGAGCAGCTGATGGGATATCGCAAGAGAGGACCCAAGCCCAAGCATCTACTGCTTCAG GTCCCTTCTTTTGCCCGGAGATCCAGTATCCTGGCTGACTTACATGAGGCGTCTCTGGACAACGACAGCTGTCAGAAGACCAACCCCATTCAGATGCTCCGTCCCCAAAGCCAGCAGTACCAGATGAACAGCAAGAAGCACCACCAGTACCAGCCGCTGGGCAGGGAGCGCGAGGCCGAGCAGCAGCAGGCCAACagcaaaaagtactactaccaGCTCAACAGCAAGAAGCACCACCACTACCAGCCGGGCCTCAAGGTGCACGAGCCTATGTTCGCTAAGCCCAGAGAAGTCAAGGCCCCGGAGCTCTCCAACAAGGGGTACAACCTTCCCCCTGTGTTGCAGCAAAAATGGATCCGGGACAAGGACTCCGGCTGCTTGACCAAAGTAAAGGATATCACCATGGAGCTGAAGAAGCTTCCAGCAGACCTCAACGGCCACAAAGAGCCGGAGAAGGTCAAACCAAAAGAGGACGCCTCGCCGCAGTCTAACGGCGTCAGCAGCAGCAAGCTAAAgattgtgaaaaacaaaaacaagaacgGGCGGATTGTTATCGTCATGAGCAAATACATGGAAAACGGAATGCAGGCGGCCAAGATTAAAAACGGTGAATCTGAAAGTGGTGGGAAACCACCGCAAGGAACGGACAATAGCGTGGAGAACCACCTGGAGAAGATGAAACTCGTCAAAAAGCTGGGCCTCATGAATGGATTTGCGAAAAACCCCAAAGACAAACCGACTCTTCCCAGCGCTGGATTTAAGGCAGGTTGCCCCAAAGAAAAGGAACAGTCTCCTAAGATGGAGCCAACTGTGACGGAACAGGATAAACATGtcgaggtcaggggtcaggggcaGCTTCCAGCGGATCAGCCTTTACAATTGACAACCAAGCCTAATCTGGTCTCCTTGCCTTTGGATAGGGGAGTTCCCTCCTTAACGGACAAAAGAGGAAGCCAAGGTGGATTTCAAGGACTAAAGCGACACCTCTCTGACACAAGCGGCGAGGAGCATGTGAGCAGTAAGAGGTTTTTGAGCTCTAGGAGTATCAGCGCTCCTAACACAGTATCTTCGCCCGCCCAAAGCATCAGCATAAACCAAAACGTTTACCAGGGTCACCTTGGACAGCAGGACTGTGGGTACGCAGACCAAGAGGAACCCATTGACTTGAGAATAGTGAAGTCCAGGCCTAAAGCCGCATCTTCCACAGTGACTCAGGCCGAATCTTCGACACAACTTGAAACACACACGCAGGATCAAACACCCACACaagctgaaacacaaacacagatggacacacaaacacaaacccaAACCCAggctgaaacacaaaaaaatgcagaaGAGGAAAAACCCGAGTCATTGTCTGTTTCTAACCacgaaaagaaaaaagaggagtcATTTCCCtctttccaacctttccttggAAATATAGTCATCACAGACATTACTACAAACTGCCTCACAGTCACATTCAAGGAATATGTGACAGTGTAA